From the genome of Adhaeribacter pallidiroseus:
GGGCGGGCTTCGCGGGTTTGTGCCTCGATAGTTGGGGCTTTGGGGAACGCAGCGGCCGCCCCGAACTGGAAATTTTTAAAGAAATGCTCTGGAAGGGCCAGGTTATGTGGGGCATGATGGTGTACGACAACCTGCGTGCGCTGGATTACCTGGAAACCCGCCCCGAAATAGATGCCAAGCGAATAGCTACCGTGGGCATGTCGATGGGCAGCACCATGGCCTGGTGGCTGGCCGCCCTGGATGAACGCATTAAAGTTACCGTGGATTTAAACTGCCTCACGGATTTTCAAACCTTGCTGGAAGAAAAGGGATTGGATCGCCACGGCATTTACTACTACGTGCCGGATTTACTCAATCATTTTACAACTTCGCAAATCAATGCCTTGATTGTTCCCCGGCCCCATTTTGGTTTGGCCGGCAGCCTCGACCCGTTAACGCCTTTAAAAGGTCTGCAAAAAATTGATGAAAATTTAAAAAAAGCTTACGCTAACGCCGGTGTGCCGCAAGCGTGGCAATTAAAAATTTATCCGGTTGGCCACCTCGAAACGGCCCAAATGCGCCAGGATATTATGGCTTTTTTAAAAAAGTGGTTGTAAAGCGAGGCCTTACGGTAAATGGAAGAATTTTCTTGGATTCTGCCTTATTAAGAAGCTAAACGAGGTAATATTGAATGGTAAAGTTCAATTAATAATTCATTACCAATAAAGGTGCATTGAACAAAACGGAACTTATAAAATCTATATAAATGGGGCAGATTTACTCTTACTTGGCGGATAAGAATGCTTATCATTGATTACTACATTCTACCATAGGCCAACCTTGCTAAACAAACAAAAATATAAAAATTTTAAAGTACGAAATATTTCGTATATCTTTGCCCTTATCA
Proteins encoded in this window:
- a CDS encoding dienelactone hydrolase family protein, which produces MSDVTNAQTPKGVAEQRKTLYQLLGRLPDRQRPITVKLVSREETKDLITEKLLLDLNGLEMVPAFFTIPKKVTGKVPVVLFNHSHFGQYAVGKNEFVKGRPEMQSPPYALALARAGFAGLCLDSWGFGERSGRPELEIFKEMLWKGQVMWGMMVYDNLRALDYLETRPEIDAKRIATVGMSMGSTMAWWLAALDERIKVTVDLNCLTDFQTLLEEKGLDRHGIYYYVPDLLNHFTTSQINALIVPRPHFGLAGSLDPLTPLKGLQKIDENLKKAYANAGVPQAWQLKIYPVGHLETAQMRQDIMAFLKKWL